A part of Lacibacter sp. H407 genomic DNA contains:
- a CDS encoding lamin tail domain-containing protein, with translation MLRFLYFIVTIVCSCVHGNSSFAQNRYAIVITEIMSDPTPQIGLPNNEWIEIRNTTNAAINLQNWRVGDAGGVSGALPNFLLQPDSSAIICGTAAAATMQQYGRTFGVTSFPSLDNTGELIFIRSNNGSTIHAVEYNLNWFNNTVKSDGGWTLEIIDVNNPCSGVNNWRASIDPRGGTPGIKNSVDGTNTDQIPPALLKAFAIDNTTILLSFDEPLDSLSAATAANYQISNGIGSPLSAICIAPLFNMVQLTLSNALQAGTTYTITASNVTDCKGNRIAAFNQTKAGISSAVAANDLIINEVLFNPTSDGTDYVEIYNRSNKIINLKNVLLANRSSAGVIASMRPFSANDLAMFPGEYYVLSADEQIVKRQFTAKNLSAFLNLSSMPSYPDASGTVVLSDNGGLVIDELAYDEKWHFALINNPEGVALERIDPNAATQNKDNWHSAAKDVGYGTPSYQNSQFRLDLQVQGEVTATPEVFSPDNDGNDDFVTIGYRFPETGYVMSITVFDAAGRPVKALQRNTVCSQQGNFRWDGLNDKFQPLPLGPYVIFTEVFNLQGKVKRFKKQVVLARRF, from the coding sequence ATGCTTCGTTTTCTGTATTTTATTGTAACGATTGTTTGTTCGTGTGTGCACGGCAACAGTTCGTTTGCGCAAAACCGTTATGCAATTGTGATCACGGAGATCATGAGCGACCCTACGCCGCAAATCGGGTTACCCAATAATGAATGGATCGAAATACGCAATACAACCAACGCTGCTATCAATCTTCAAAACTGGCGTGTTGGCGATGCCGGCGGAGTAAGCGGAGCACTACCCAACTTCTTATTACAACCCGATAGCAGTGCTATTATTTGCGGCACAGCTGCCGCAGCAACCATGCAACAGTATGGCCGCACTTTCGGCGTTACAAGTTTTCCTTCTCTTGATAATACAGGTGAATTGATTTTTATCCGCAGCAACAATGGCTCTACGATTCATGCTGTCGAATACAATCTTAACTGGTTTAACAATACAGTAAAAAGTGATGGTGGCTGGACACTTGAAATAATCGATGTCAACAATCCTTGCAGCGGAGTCAATAACTGGCGGGCGAGTATCGATCCACGAGGTGGAACACCCGGTATAAAAAACTCTGTTGACGGAACCAATACCGATCAAATACCTCCTGCTTTGCTCAAAGCATTCGCCATTGACAATACAACTATACTATTGAGTTTTGATGAACCGTTAGATAGTTTGTCAGCTGCTACAGCAGCCAACTACCAGATCAGTAACGGTATCGGTTCACCGCTTTCTGCTATTTGTATTGCACCATTGTTCAATATGGTACAACTAACACTCAGCAATGCATTACAGGCCGGAACAACTTATACAATTACCGCCAGTAACGTTACTGATTGTAAAGGCAACCGCATTGCTGCTTTTAATCAAACCAAAGCGGGAATCAGTTCAGCAGTTGCAGCAAATGATTTGATCATCAACGAAGTGTTGTTTAACCCAACCAGTGATGGAACCGACTATGTGGAGATCTACAATCGAAGCAATAAGATCATCAATCTGAAAAATGTATTGCTGGCTAACAGAAGCAGTGCAGGTGTAATAGCCAGTATGCGTCCATTTAGTGCAAATGATCTTGCGATGTTTCCAGGTGAGTACTATGTATTAAGTGCCGATGAGCAAATTGTAAAACGACAGTTCACTGCAAAAAATCTTTCTGCGTTTCTCAATCTGTCTTCCATGCCTTCGTATCCGGATGCCAGCGGAACAGTTGTGTTAAGTGATAATGGCGGGTTGGTAATTGATGAACTCGCCTACGATGAGAAATGGCATTTTGCATTGATCAATAATCCGGAAGGTGTTGCGTTGGAGCGCATTGATCCAAACGCTGCTACTCAAAATAAAGATAACTGGCATAGTGCCGCCAAAGATGTTGGCTATGGAACGCCATCTTATCAAAACTCGCAGTTTCGTTTAGACTTGCAGGTACAAGGTGAGGTGACAGCAACTCCTGAAGTATTTTCTCCCGATAATGATGGCAACGATGATTTTGTAACCATCGGCTATCGGTTCCCTGAAACCGGTTATGTGATGAGCATAACAGTATTTGATGCGGCCGGTCGTCCGGTAAAAGCATTGCAGCGAAATACTGTTTGCAGTCAGCAGGGAAATTTCCGTTGGGATGGATTGAATGATAAATTTCAACCGTTGCCGCTTGGGCCGTATGTGATCTTTACCGAAGTATTTAACCTGCAGGGAAAAGTAAAGCGGTTTAAGAAACAAGTAGTACTTGCCCGCCGGTTCTAA
- a CDS encoding aspartate-semialdehyde dehydrogenase, with product MKVAVVGATGLVGTKMLQVLAERNFPVTELIPVASERSIGKEVEFKGKKYKVVSMTDAIAAKPAVALFSAGGGTSTEWAPKFAEAGITVIDNSSAWRMDPTKKLVVPEVNADVLTAEDKVIANPNCSTIQMVVALQPLHKKYQIKRVVVSTYQSVTGTGVKAVDQLLNERKGIVGEMAYKYPIDLNVIPQIDVFLENGYTKEEMKMVKETCKIMGDDSIRVTATTVRIPVMGGHSESVNVEFANDFDLNEVKSLLSSAPGIVVVDDPATQQYPMPMDAHEKDDVFVGRLRRDETQANTLNMWIVSDNLRKGAATNAVQIAEYLSGKGLL from the coding sequence ATGAAAGTTGCAGTAGTTGGCGCTACAGGTCTTGTAGGTACCAAAATGTTACAGGTATTAGCAGAAAGAAATTTTCCCGTTACTGAATTAATTCCCGTTGCCAGTGAACGTTCTATTGGTAAAGAAGTAGAGTTTAAGGGAAAGAAATACAAAGTGGTCAGTATGACGGATGCAATAGCTGCCAAACCTGCTGTGGCTTTATTCAGTGCCGGTGGTGGTACTTCAACAGAGTGGGCACCAAAGTTTGCAGAAGCCGGTATAACCGTGATCGATAACTCCAGTGCATGGCGCATGGACCCAACAAAAAAATTAGTGGTACCTGAAGTAAATGCTGATGTATTAACAGCCGAGGATAAAGTAATTGCAAACCCAAACTGTTCTACTATTCAAATGGTGGTGGCATTGCAACCGCTGCATAAAAAATACCAGATCAAACGTGTGGTTGTATCAACCTACCAGAGTGTAACAGGTACGGGTGTAAAAGCAGTTGATCAGTTGTTGAATGAGCGAAAAGGAATTGTTGGTGAAATGGCATATAAATATCCAATTGATCTGAATGTGATTCCGCAGATCGATGTGTTCCTTGAAAACGGTTACACCAAAGAAGAAATGAAAATGGTGAAAGAAACCTGCAAGATCATGGGCGATGATTCCATTCGTGTAACGGCAACTACTGTACGTATACCTGTAATGGGCGGACATAGTGAAAGTGTAAACGTTGAGTTTGCAAATGATTTCGACCTGAATGAAGTGAAATCATTGCTCAGTTCTGCGCCCGGTATTGTAGTTGTTGACGATCCTGCTACACAGCAATACCCAATGCCAATGGATGCGCATGAAAAAGATGATGTGTTTGTTGGTCGTTTACGCAGAGATGAAACACAGGCCAACACATTAAATATGTGGATCGTTAGTGATAACCTTCGTAAAGGTGCGGCAACGAATGCAGTACAAATTGCAGAGTATTTAAGCGGCAAAGGTTTGTTGTAA